In a single window of the Oscillospiraceae bacterium genome:
- a CDS encoding D-alanyl-D-alanine carboxypeptidase, with protein MRKKRNYRVPLTRLARLCAFACVLSLCVVSAPPASALDVSAESAVLYDAVEDTFLYEKNADARMLMASITKMMTALVVLERCDLEDVVTVPASCVGVEGSSMSLKEGERLTVEELLYGMLLLSGNDAAAALAVHTAGSIEDFAALMNEKVGALGLQNSHFANPHGLNDDANYASARDLARIAAEAMRAPTFRTVTATKTIQAAGRDMRNHNKLLWDYEGTIGGKTGYTIKAGRCLVSMAERSGRMLIAVTLKAPDDWNDHQTLYDMGFARFTQRTLCTQGEILARVPVVSGLSGLVPVRAGQGLTAALSDEEWARMETKFSLPWFAWAPVFHGDAAGRVRYVVDGRTVGETRLYYETGVEAYLPAEKSFGEKIAGFFGRGAA; from the coding sequence ATGAGGAAGAAAAGGAATTATAGGGTACCTCTCACACGGCTTGCACGGCTGTGCGCGTTCGCGTGTGTGCTCTCTCTGTGCGTTGTCTCCGCGCCGCCGGCGTCCGCGCTGGACGTCTCTGCGGAGAGCGCCGTCTTGTACGACGCGGTCGAAGACACATTCCTTTACGAAAAAAACGCCGACGCGCGTATGCTCATGGCCAGCATTACCAAGATGATGACCGCCTTAGTGGTGCTGGAGCGGTGCGATTTGGAGGACGTTGTCACCGTGCCCGCATCGTGTGTCGGTGTGGAGGGTTCCTCCATGTCCCTGAAGGAGGGGGAGCGGTTGACCGTGGAGGAACTGCTCTACGGGATGTTGCTGCTCTCGGGCAACGACGCCGCCGCCGCGCTGGCCGTGCACACCGCCGGCAGCATCGAAGACTTCGCGGCGCTGATGAATGAGAAGGTCGGGGCGTTGGGGCTTCAGAACTCGCACTTTGCCAACCCGCACGGGCTCAACGACGACGCCAACTATGCGAGCGCGCGCGACCTGGCGCGGATCGCCGCCGAGGCAATGCGCGCGCCCACCTTCCGTACCGTTACCGCCACAAAGACGATCCAGGCGGCCGGGCGCGATATGCGCAACCACAACAAGCTGCTGTGGGACTACGAGGGCACGATCGGCGGGAAGACGGGCTATACGATCAAGGCCGGGCGCTGTCTGGTCTCCATGGCGGAGCGGAGCGGACGCATGCTTATTGCCGTCACATTGAAGGCGCCGGACGACTGGAACGACCACCAGACGCTCTACGATATGGGGTTTGCGCGCTTTACGCAGCGGACGCTCTGCACGCAGGGTGAGATTTTGGCCCGTGTACCTGTTGTATCCGGGTTGTCGGGTCTGGTGCCGGTGCGCGCAGGGCAGGGACTGACCGCGGCGCTCTCAGACGAAGAGTGGGCCCGGATGGAGACGAAGTTTTCCCTGCCCTGGTTTGCTTGGGCGCCGGTGTTTCACGGCGACGCAGCCGGGCGTGTACGTTATGTGGTGGACGGCCGGACGGTAGGAGAGACGAGGCTCTATTACGAGACCGGCGTCGAGGCCTATCTGCCGGCGGAGAAGTCGTTTGGGGAGAAGATCGCCGGCTTCTTCGGGCGCGGTGCCGCGTGA